From a region of the Burkholderia lata genome:
- a CDS encoding methyltransferase family protein, translating to MTVTRKVAVVSGVSTLVYLGLAVLGSGGFAAFFSHPPLTVVVVATLAMAVVAMFTEGNLSSGERENRDNRWVLAAFGVSGFLLAYLPALTDRLDFWTFGGDAVRWIGVVLYIAGGVLRIWPVFVLGKRFSGLVAIQPGHTLVTDGIYSRIRNPSYLGLVVNSVGWALAFRSGVGLLLVVLTMVPLVARIRSKEALLRAQFGAEYDAYCARTWRLLPGVY from the coding sequence ATGACAGTCACCCGCAAGGTCGCAGTCGTGTCGGGCGTCTCCACGCTCGTCTATCTCGGGCTCGCCGTGCTGGGCAGCGGCGGATTCGCAGCCTTCTTCTCGCATCCACCGCTGACCGTCGTCGTCGTCGCGACGCTCGCGATGGCCGTCGTCGCGATGTTTACCGAAGGCAACCTGAGCAGCGGCGAGCGCGAGAACCGCGATAATCGCTGGGTGCTCGCGGCATTCGGGGTAAGCGGGTTCCTGCTCGCGTACCTGCCCGCGCTGACCGACCGGCTCGACTTCTGGACCTTCGGCGGCGATGCGGTGCGCTGGATCGGCGTCGTGCTGTACATCGCGGGCGGCGTGCTGCGCATCTGGCCCGTATTCGTGCTCGGCAAGCGCTTCAGCGGGCTCGTCGCGATCCAGCCGGGCCATACGCTCGTGACCGACGGCATCTACAGCCGCATCCGCAATCCGAGCTATCTCGGCCTGGTCGTCAATTCGGTCGGCTGGGCGCTCGCGTTCCGCTCGGGCGTCGGCTTGCTGCTGGTCGTGCTAACGATGGTGCCGCTCGTCGCGCGTATCCGCTCCAAGGAGGCGCTGCTACGTGCGCAATTCGGCGCCGAATACGACGCGTATTGCGCGCGAACGTGGCGTCTGCTGCCCGGCGTGTACTGA